The following are from one region of the Chthoniobacterales bacterium genome:
- a CDS encoding aminotransferase class V-fold PLP-dependent enzyme: MIPFTTEAERLAQFPVASAQIFTGHAGVTALPRRVADAMRDHVSRSCEQHQEFGDVLKDIARTRARCAEFIGAQADEIALLGPTSLGLSLFANGLDWKAGDELVCYLDDYPANVYPWLNLRRLGVEVKFLTTSQLGRITLADVEAALTPRTRMVALASCHFLTGWRIDVDAIGARLRERGVLFSLDAIQTLGAAPLSVRHVDFLSADAHKWMLGPLAMGIVYVAKRHFAACHPTLLGAWNVHSPQFITQDQMSFPDTAQRYEPGVLNITGMYGMLAAVDMLLEAGLPAIEGRILAARDHLHAALEDLGFESISPGRDDPARSGILTVRHPERPASPLFRALEAAKITASLRNTRDGRAWLRFSPHFYNTIDEMDRIVAVLRDAR, from the coding sequence ATGATTCCGTTCACCACCGAGGCCGAGCGCCTCGCGCAATTCCCCGTCGCCTCTGCCCAGATCTTCACCGGCCACGCCGGCGTCACCGCCCTGCCCCGCCGCGTGGCCGATGCCATGCGCGACCACGTCTCGCGCTCCTGCGAGCAGCATCAGGAATTCGGCGACGTGCTCAAGGACATCGCCCGCACGCGCGCACGTTGCGCGGAATTCATCGGAGCGCAGGCCGACGAGATCGCGCTCCTCGGCCCCACCTCGCTGGGCCTCAGCCTGTTCGCGAACGGCCTGGATTGGAAAGCCGGCGACGAGCTCGTCTGCTACCTCGATGACTACCCGGCCAACGTCTATCCGTGGCTGAATCTCCGCCGGCTCGGCGTCGAGGTGAAATTCCTGACGACGAGTCAGCTCGGCCGCATCACCCTCGCCGACGTCGAGGCCGCGCTGACGCCGCGCACGCGCATGGTGGCACTCGCCTCCTGCCATTTCCTCACCGGCTGGCGCATCGACGTCGACGCCATCGGCGCGCGTCTCCGCGAGCGCGGCGTGCTGTTCTCGCTCGACGCGATCCAGACGCTCGGCGCCGCCCCGCTCTCGGTGCGCCACGTGGATTTCCTCAGCGCCGACGCGCACAAGTGGATGCTCGGGCCGCTCGCGATGGGCATCGTCTATGTCGCGAAACGCCACTTCGCCGCGTGCCATCCCACGCTGCTGGGCGCATGGAACGTGCATTCGCCGCAGTTCATCACGCAGGACCAGATGTCCTTCCCCGACACCGCGCAACGCTACGAGCCCGGCGTGCTGAACATCACCGGCATGTATGGCATGCTCGCCGCGGTGGACATGCTGCTCGAAGCCGGGCTCCCCGCCATCGAAGGGCGCATCCTTGCCGCGCGGGATCACCTGCACGCCGCGCTCGAGGATCTGGGCTTCGAGTCGATCTCGCCCGGGCGCGACGATCCCGCGCGCTCCGGCATTCTCACGGTGCGCCATCCCGAACGCCCCGCCAGCCCGCTCTTCCGCGCGCTCGAGGCGGCGAAGATCACCGCGTCGCTGCGCAACACCCGCGACGGCCGCGCCTGGCTGCGCTTCAGCCCGCATTTCTACAACACGATCGACGAGATGGACCGCATCGTCGCCGTGCTGCGCGACGCAAGGTAG
- the crcB gene encoding fluoride efflux transporter CrcB — MLLFQTYLAVMLGGALGSAARMAVSLWIAERYAPGFPLGTLVVNVVGCFIIGIFGGLTGPGGPLLVSPILRQGVMVGILGGFTTFSSFSLQTLSLANDGEWLYASLNVVLSVVLCLVAVWIGAVAANLLTSR; from the coding sequence ATGCTGCTCTTTCAAACCTACCTCGCCGTCATGCTCGGCGGCGCCCTCGGCTCCGCGGCCCGCATGGCCGTCTCGCTGTGGATCGCGGAACGCTACGCCCCCGGCTTCCCGCTTGGCACCCTCGTCGTTAACGTCGTCGGCTGCTTCATCATCGGCATCTTCGGCGGGCTCACCGGCCCCGGCGGCCCGCTCCTCGTCTCGCCCATCCTCCGCCAGGGCGTGATGGTCGGCATCCTCGGCGGCTTCACCACATTCTCCTCCTTCAGCCTGCAGACGCTCAGCCTTGCCAACGACGGCGAGTGGCTCTACGCCAGCCTCAACGTCGTCCTCTCCGTCGTCCTCTGCCTCGTCGCCGTCTGGATCGGCGCCGTCGCCGCGAATCTCCTCACCTCCCGCTAA
- a CDS encoding DUF190 domain-containing protein, with product MNTPALLRIHLGETDRCDHQPLYEAIVLKARERRLAGATVLRSPLGFGASSHVHTAKILQLSTDLPIIVEIVDDEEKLRAFWAEIAPLMDGGLATLQRVEVLAYSPKAAPTEG from the coding sequence ATGAACACGCCCGCCCTCCTGCGCATCCATCTCGGCGAGACCGACCGCTGCGACCACCAGCCCCTTTACGAAGCCATCGTCCTCAAGGCCCGCGAACGCCGGCTCGCCGGCGCCACCGTGCTGCGCAGCCCCCTCGGCTTCGGCGCCAGCAGCCACGTCCACACGGCGAAGATTCTCCAGCTCTCGACGGACCTCCCCATCATCGTCGAGATCGTCGACGACGAGGAAAAGCTCCGCGCCTTCTGGGCGGAAATCGCGCCGCTCATGGATGGCGGCCTCGCCACGCTCCAGCGCGTCGAGGTGCTCGCCTACTCGCCAAAAGCGGCGCCCACGGAGGGCTGA
- a CDS encoding peptidylprolyl isomerase has protein sequence MKDIRILFKTSKGDISITLFASLAPVTVANFINLAQRGYYDGLKFHRVIADFMIQGGDPTGTGAGGPGYTFEDEFHKAQKHDKPGILSMANRGPKTNGSQFFITHVPTPWLDGKHTVFGEVTAGQDVVNAIKQGDTITKIEILDSPAELLTAQADRIAAWDKALD, from the coding sequence ATGAAAGACATTCGTATCCTCTTCAAGACTTCCAAGGGCGACATCAGCATCACGCTTTTTGCTTCGCTGGCGCCCGTGACGGTGGCCAATTTCATCAATCTCGCGCAGCGTGGTTACTACGACGGCCTGAAGTTTCACCGCGTGATCGCGGACTTCATGATCCAGGGTGGCGACCCGACGGGCACGGGCGCGGGCGGCCCGGGCTACACGTTCGAGGATGAGTTCCACAAGGCGCAGAAGCACGACAAGCCGGGCATCCTCTCGATGGCGAATCGCGGCCCGAAGACGAATGGCAGCCAGTTCTTCATCACGCACGTGCCGACGCCGTGGCTGGACGGCAAGCACACCGTCTTTGGCGAAGTGACCGCGGGGCAGGACGTAGTGAACGCGATCAAGCAGGGCGACACGATCACGAAGATCGAGATCCTCGACTCACCGGCGGAACTGCTGACGGCGCAGGCGGACCGCATCGCGGCCTGGGACAAGGCGCTCGATTAA
- a CDS encoding fibronectin type III domain-containing protein, whose translation MIKPKLELSRLTDQEVIDLATLIAQSMGNEGTLFPAPEPPLTALNNGAKAITDLLKERANLQQQVTAKTLAIRASRDTLEALLTTEASTVDDIAKGDPTIIAKAGMTPSEEQAPVGPMPKVENLAATAGDEAGEIDLSWNPIRRGLKSYLIEQSASPDGQSDWTFAKVETKSKTTIAGLESGKRYWFRVKAIGASGEGPASDIATKLAP comes from the coding sequence ATGATCAAACCCAAACTCGAACTCAGCCGCCTCACCGACCAGGAAGTCATCGACCTCGCCACCCTCATCGCCCAGAGCATGGGCAACGAAGGCACCCTCTTCCCCGCGCCCGAGCCCCCGCTCACCGCGCTCAACAACGGCGCCAAAGCCATCACCGACCTCCTCAAGGAGCGCGCCAACCTCCAGCAGCAAGTCACCGCCAAGACCCTCGCCATCCGCGCCAGCCGCGACACCCTCGAGGCCCTCCTCACCACCGAGGCCTCCACCGTCGACGACATCGCCAAAGGCGACCCCACCATCATCGCCAAAGCCGGCATGACGCCCTCCGAGGAGCAAGCCCCCGTCGGCCCCATGCCCAAGGTCGAGAACCTCGCCGCCACCGCCGGCGACGAAGCCGGCGAGATCGACCTTAGCTGGAACCCCATCCGCCGCGGCCTCAAGAGCTACCTCATCGAACAAAGCGCCAGCCCCGACGGCCAGAGCGACTGGACCTTCGCCAAAGTCGAGACCAAGAGCAAAACCACCATCGCCGGCCTGGAAAGCGGCAAACGCTACTGGTTCCGCGTCAAAGCCATCGGCGCCAGCGGCGAAGGCCCCGCCAGCGACATCGCCACCAAACTCGCCCCGTAA
- a CDS encoding peptidylprolyl isomerase, which produces MKRILFFAVTACAVTLSSLRADDVAVIKTTDGTMVAEFWPKEAPGTVANFIKLAKSGFYNGTAFHRIIPGFMIQGGDPNTKDPANEASYGTGGPGYTIKAEFNAHKHVRGVLSMARTSDPDSAGSQFFLMLGDAPHLDGQYTAFGQLIEGDDVLKKISETPTTMSMSGEPSKPTKRVEIKSIEIVDREKAPK; this is translated from the coding sequence ATGAAACGCATCCTCTTTTTTGCCGTGACGGCCTGCGCCGTCACTCTCTCCAGCCTCCGGGCCGACGACGTCGCTGTGATCAAGACGACCGATGGCACGATGGTGGCCGAGTTCTGGCCGAAGGAGGCGCCTGGGACGGTGGCGAATTTCATCAAGCTGGCGAAGTCGGGCTTTTACAACGGGACGGCGTTTCACCGGATTATCCCGGGCTTCATGATCCAGGGTGGCGATCCGAATACGAAGGACCCCGCGAACGAGGCGAGCTATGGCACGGGCGGGCCGGGCTACACGATCAAGGCGGAGTTCAACGCGCACAAGCACGTGCGCGGCGTGCTCTCGATGGCGCGCACGAGCGATCCCGACAGCGCGGGCAGCCAGTTCTTCCTGATGCTGGGCGATGCCCCTCACCTCGACGGGCAATACACGGCCTTTGGCCAGCTCATCGAGGGTGACGACGTGCTGAAGAAGATCTCGGAGACGCCGACGACGATGTCGATGTCGGGCGAGCCGAGCAAGCCGACGAAGCGCGTGGAGATCAAGAGCATCGAGATCGTCGATCGCGAGAAGGCCCCGAAATGA